A portion of the Chloroflexia bacterium SDU3-3 genome contains these proteins:
- a CDS encoding UTP--glucose-1-phosphate uridylyltransferase translates to MTQEHAVSVLTTIITSPTPEERDRSLDAFCRDATVDALLRECAELDALRRSSDNLYHRVRALFFLYAIYRFYLPRHAQASCRGLIPFEGYEHLLNRRFEEAITVFSEAAQAEGPTDALCSALANAYHRLAFQTLADQVRRSVRSVRGNQWMFRVGHPFDQPLRVRPELLRPLDAHGYAFPVLRETTPVRMDLTHSGWSDIFFLGMDFPEGAQVLNVSIDLGVHGRDAAPRPPVEAYFRVIDQPVLRLTSIDLATTADITDLSEVFDFARDYLGLLKAALIAAGVVPPGIEGSGQKLSDLLARMVGQGRGIELVSQVNDIPKGSRLAVSTNLLAALIAACMRATGQATSLTGQLREDERRLVAARAILGEWLGGSGGGWQDSGGVWPGIKHIQGTLATEGDPEHGISRGRLLPSHHILTRDQASDATRQALQDSLVLVHGGMAQNVGPILEMVTEKYLLRSDAEWVGRQDAISILEHILAALRDGDIAAIGELTTRNFFGPIQTIIPWASNLYTEQLIAQARERFGQDFWGFWMLGGMSGGGMGFIFAPHRKAEAQEYLQTMMRETKRRLENALPFAMDPVVYDFAINERGTYADLLEGDSALMPPGYYALTVPQMLRADPRSLAPSRRAELERFGMAVRTQPQLSTMVPKLFDLLLPRAQEDGGGAQTLQALLEQNGFDRLQHEQIRADLRAGRIGLLQNRLAPTTDIRDVEQGDVVDATGGLPDELRALGAAALQRGEVAVVSLAAGAGSRWTQGAGVVKALHPFAKLGGRHRTFIETHLAKSRRASRLAGTPVPHIFTTSYLTHGPTEAYLRSEANYGYQGPLLLSPGRSVGLRLVPMARDLRFAWEETAQQILDAQAQKMRDSLHSALIGWALGTGEGSDYTDNMPSQCLHPTGHWFELPNMLRNGTLARLLAERPQLRYLMLHNIDTLGADLDPALLGLHIQRGGALTFEVITRRIEDRGGGLARVDGQLRLLEGLAMPREEDEFTLSYYNTLTTWISIDQLLDAFGLRREDLADEEKVTAAVRALGARLPTYITLKDVKKRWGHGQEDIFPVAQFEKLWGDMTALADLRSVFVAVPRPRGQQLKDQAQLDGWLRDGTAAYVEGLCEWD, encoded by the coding sequence GTGACCCAGGAGCACGCCGTGTCTGTTCTCACCACGATCATCACCTCGCCCACCCCCGAGGAGCGCGACCGCTCGCTCGACGCCTTCTGCCGCGACGCCACGGTGGATGCGCTGCTGCGCGAGTGCGCCGAGCTGGATGCGCTGCGCCGATCCAGCGACAACCTCTACCATCGGGTGCGCGCGCTGTTCTTTCTCTACGCGATCTACCGATTCTATCTACCGCGCCACGCCCAGGCCTCGTGCCGTGGCCTCATCCCCTTCGAGGGCTACGAGCACCTGCTCAACCGCCGCTTCGAGGAGGCGATCACGGTCTTCAGCGAGGCCGCCCAGGCCGAGGGGCCGACCGACGCGCTGTGCAGCGCGCTGGCCAACGCCTACCACCGGCTGGCCTTCCAGACCCTGGCCGACCAGGTGCGCCGCTCGGTGCGCTCGGTGCGCGGCAACCAGTGGATGTTCCGCGTCGGCCACCCGTTCGACCAGCCGCTGCGGGTGCGGCCCGAGCTGCTGCGCCCGCTGGATGCGCACGGCTACGCCTTCCCCGTGCTGCGCGAGACCACGCCGGTGCGCATGGATCTGACCCACAGCGGCTGGAGCGACATCTTCTTCCTGGGCATGGATTTCCCCGAGGGCGCGCAGGTGCTGAACGTCTCGATCGACCTGGGCGTGCACGGGCGCGACGCCGCCCCCAGGCCGCCGGTCGAGGCCTACTTCCGCGTGATCGACCAGCCGGTGCTGCGGCTCACCAGCATCGACCTGGCCACCACCGCCGACATCACCGACCTGTCCGAGGTCTTCGACTTCGCCCGCGACTACCTGGGCCTGCTCAAGGCCGCCCTGATCGCGGCAGGCGTGGTGCCGCCCGGGATCGAGGGGTCGGGCCAGAAGCTCTCGGATCTGCTGGCGCGGATGGTCGGCCAGGGGCGCGGCATCGAGCTGGTGAGCCAGGTCAACGACATCCCCAAAGGCTCGCGGCTGGCCGTTTCCACCAACCTGCTGGCCGCGCTGATCGCGGCGTGCATGCGCGCCACCGGGCAGGCCACATCGCTCACCGGCCAGCTGCGCGAGGACGAGCGGCGGCTGGTGGCCGCCCGCGCCATCCTGGGCGAGTGGCTGGGCGGCTCGGGCGGCGGCTGGCAGGATTCAGGCGGCGTCTGGCCGGGGATCAAGCACATCCAGGGCACGCTGGCCACCGAGGGCGACCCCGAGCACGGCATTAGCCGGGGGCGGCTGCTGCCAAGCCACCACATCCTCACCCGCGACCAGGCATCCGACGCCACACGCCAGGCCCTGCAGGATAGCCTGGTGCTGGTGCACGGCGGCATGGCCCAGAACGTCGGGCCGATCTTGGAGATGGTGACGGAGAAGTACCTGCTGCGCAGCGATGCCGAGTGGGTTGGCCGCCAGGACGCGATTAGCATCCTTGAGCACATCCTGGCCGCCCTGCGCGATGGCGACATCGCCGCCATCGGCGAGCTGACCACCCGCAACTTCTTCGGCCCGATCCAGACGATCATCCCCTGGGCATCCAACCTCTACACCGAGCAGCTGATCGCCCAGGCCCGCGAGCGCTTCGGCCAAGACTTCTGGGGCTTCTGGATGCTCGGCGGCATGTCGGGCGGCGGCATGGGCTTTATCTTCGCGCCCCACCGTAAGGCCGAGGCCCAAGAGTACCTGCAGACCATGATGCGCGAGACCAAGCGGCGGCTGGAAAACGCGCTGCCCTTCGCCATGGACCCGGTGGTCTACGACTTCGCGATCAACGAGCGCGGCACCTACGCCGACCTGCTGGAGGGCGACAGCGCGCTGATGCCGCCCGGCTACTACGCCCTAACGGTGCCGCAGATGCTGCGGGCCGACCCGCGCAGCCTCGCGCCCTCGCGCCGCGCCGAGCTAGAGCGCTTCGGGATGGCGGTGCGCACCCAGCCCCAGCTCTCCACCATGGTGCCCAAGCTGTTCGACCTGCTGCTGCCGCGCGCCCAGGAGGACGGCGGCGGCGCGCAGACGCTCCAGGCCCTGCTTGAGCAGAATGGCTTCGACCGGCTCCAGCACGAGCAGATCCGCGCCGACCTGCGCGCCGGGCGCATCGGGCTACTGCAGAACCGGCTCGCGCCCACCACCGACATCCGCGACGTGGAGCAGGGCGATGTGGTGGACGCCACCGGCGGCCTGCCCGACGAGCTGCGCGCCCTCGGCGCGGCAGCGCTCCAGCGCGGCGAGGTGGCCGTGGTGTCGCTGGCGGCGGGCGCAGGCAGCCGCTGGACCCAGGGCGCAGGCGTGGTGAAGGCGCTCCACCCCTTCGCCAAGCTAGGCGGCAGGCACCGCACCTTCATCGAGACCCACCTGGCCAAGAGCCGCCGCGCCAGCAGGCTGGCCGGAACGCCGGTGCCGCACATCTTCACCACCAGCTACCTGACCCACGGCCCCACCGAGGCCTACCTGCGCAGCGAGGCCAACTACGGCTACCAGGGGCCTCTGTTGCTCTCGCCGGGGCGCTCGGTGGGCCTGCGGCTGGTGCCCATGGCCCGCGACCTGCGCTTCGCCTGGGAGGAGACCGCCCAGCAGATCCTGGACGCACAGGCCCAGAAGATGCGCGACAGCCTGCACTCGGCCCTGATCGGCTGGGCGCTGGGCACTGGCGAGGGCAGCGACTACACCGACAACATGCCCAGCCAGTGCCTGCACCCCACCGGCCACTGGTTCGAGCTGCCCAACATGCTGCGCAACGGCACGCTGGCGCGGCTGCTGGCTGAGCGCCCCCAGCTGCGCTACCTGATGCTGCACAACATCGACACGCTCGGGGCCGACCTCGACCCGGCGCTGCTGGGCCTGCACATCCAGCGCGGCGGCGCGCTGACCTTCGAGGTGATCACCCGCCGGATCGAGGATCGCGGCGGCGGCCTCGCCCGCGTGGATGGCCAGCTGCGCCTGCTGGAGGGCCTGGCGATGCCGCGCGAGGAGGACGAGTTCACGCTCTCGTACTACAACACGCTCACCACCTGGATCAGCATCGACCAGCTGCTCGACGCCTTCGGGCTGCGCCGCGAGGATCTGGCCGATGAGGAAAAGGTCACGGCGGCGGTGCGGGCGCTGGGCGCGCGGCTGCCCACCTACATCACCCTGAAGGATGTAAAGAAGCGCTGGGGCCACGGCCAGGAGGACATATTCCCGGTGGCGCAGTTTGAAAAGCTGTGGGGCGATATGACCGCGCTGGCCGACCTGCGCAGCGTGTTCGTGGCGGTGCCCCGCCCGCGCGGCCAGCAGCTGAAGGATCAGGCCCAGCTCGACGGCTGGCTGCGCGACGGCACGGCGGCCTATGTCGAGGGCCTGTGCGAGTGGGACTGA
- a CDS encoding cyclic nucleotide-binding domain-containing protein, producing MKPTAEQRNAASPTQQHARKMAEQRAELQRRQIAELATLACFQGVPTAVLQGLAPHCTLRILTPGGPSLEQGRQPSLYIVLQGQADLALIDQHHRTVEIGTYSRGACFGEGPLFGAIFRGVYAESSELCSLLQISIEAVRTASAASPALAANLREVYRHHLAAHALSRTQLFQSLAPAERDQIAQMLTPHTYEHGQQIIALGEPGSALYLIESGQCVISRDGALIAQLEDGAFFGEISLLTGSRHTADVHAITPTTVLELPRSTFLDLIERHAELSQQLHHLVEQRLQAQSSQSHDGHLALVGSAIPHGLLRGSHLLVRDTTRCPDGCSLCTQACAERHGQPRLRPNGVAYKHLDLMDACRQCSSQPECVAACPHDAIQRAPNGALIITGSCDGCGKCAPACPYDAITMIDHPFTPQPQLQKLWQRLIRRNGEIALDPVRPAQSPDKCDLCHGHSDLACVEGCPTGALRLIPVDEIFPF from the coding sequence ATGAAGCCCACCGCCGAGCAGCGCAACGCCGCATCCCCAACCCAACAGCACGCCCGCAAGATGGCCGAGCAGCGCGCCGAGCTTCAGCGGCGGCAGATCGCCGAGCTGGCCACGCTCGCGTGCTTCCAGGGCGTGCCCACCGCGGTGCTGCAGGGGCTCGCCCCGCACTGCACCCTGCGCATCCTCACGCCGGGCGGGCCAAGCCTTGAGCAGGGCCGCCAGCCAAGCCTCTACATCGTGCTGCAGGGCCAAGCCGACCTGGCCCTGATCGACCAGCACCACCGCACTGTGGAGATCGGAACCTATAGCCGGGGCGCGTGCTTTGGCGAGGGGCCGCTGTTCGGCGCGATCTTCCGGGGGGTCTACGCCGAATCCAGCGAGCTATGCTCGCTGCTGCAAATCTCGATCGAGGCCGTGCGCACCGCCAGCGCGGCCAGCCCCGCGCTGGCGGCCAACCTGCGCGAGGTCTACCGACACCACCTGGCCGCCCACGCGCTCAGCCGCACCCAGCTCTTCCAGTCGCTCGCCCCCGCCGAGCGCGACCAGATCGCCCAGATGCTCACGCCGCACACCTACGAGCACGGCCAGCAGATCATCGCCCTCGGCGAGCCGGGGTCGGCGCTCTACCTGATCGAGTCGGGCCAGTGCGTGATCAGCCGCGACGGCGCGCTGATCGCCCAGCTGGAAGATGGCGCATTCTTCGGCGAGATCTCGCTGCTGACCGGCAGCAGACACACCGCCGACGTCCACGCCATCACGCCCACCACTGTGCTTGAGCTGCCGCGCTCCACCTTCCTCGATCTGATCGAGCGCCACGCCGAGCTGTCCCAGCAGCTCCACCACCTCGTCGAGCAGCGGCTGCAGGCGCAGTCATCCCAGAGCCACGATGGCCACCTGGCGCTGGTGGGCAGCGCCATACCGCACGGGCTGCTGCGCGGCTCGCACCTGCTGGTGCGCGACACCACGCGCTGCCCCGATGGCTGCTCGCTCTGCACCCAGGCCTGCGCCGAGCGGCACGGCCAGCCGCGCCTGCGGCCAAACGGCGTGGCCTACAAGCACCTCGACCTGATGGACGCGTGCCGCCAGTGCAGCAGCCAGCCCGAGTGCGTAGCCGCCTGCCCGCACGATGCCATCCAGCGCGCTCCCAACGGCGCGCTGATCATCACCGGCAGCTGCGATGGGTGTGGCAAATGTGCCCCGGCCTGCCCCTACGATGCCATCACGATGATCGACCACCCCTTCACCCCGCAGCCCCAGCTGCAAAAGCTCTGGCAGCGCCTCATCCGCCGCAATGGCGAGATCGCGCTCGACCCTGTGCGCCCGGCCCAGAGCCCCGACAAATGCGATCTCTGCCACGGCCACAGCGACCTCGCCTGCGTCGAGGGCTGCCCGACCGGGGCGCTCCGGCTCATCCCCGTCGACGAGATCTTCCCGTTCTAG
- a CDS encoding ComF family protein yields the protein MIAQLIESLLALLFPERCAGCGALGEPLCERCRSALDIYPDHVRGIPALDAISIGYIYQRPIREAIHQLKYRRRRRVAQPLGQLLAELARPHAPDIDAVMPVPMHASRLAERGFNQAELLASAAARGAGLPCVAAGLVRTRATSQQAHLNAQQRQANMRGVFAWQAAAPPPARILLVDDVLTTGATMSACAIALREAGSREVYGLALARSIR from the coding sequence ATGATCGCACAGCTTATCGAGTCACTCCTCGCCCTGCTGTTCCCCGAGCGCTGCGCGGGCTGCGGCGCCCTGGGCGAGCCGCTCTGCGAGCGCTGCCGCAGCGCCCTGGACATCTACCCCGACCATGTGCGCGGCATCCCCGCGCTCGATGCCATCAGCATCGGCTACATCTACCAGCGGCCCATCCGCGAGGCCATCCACCAGCTCAAGTACCGCCGCCGCAGGCGCGTGGCCCAGCCCCTTGGGCAGCTGCTGGCCGAGCTAGCCCGCCCCCACGCCCCCGACATCGACGCGGTCATGCCGGTGCCAATGCACGCCAGCCGCCTCGCCGAGCGTGGCTTCAACCAGGCCGAGCTGCTGGCCAGCGCGGCGGCGCGCGGGGCTGGGCTGCCATGCGTTGCCGCGGGGCTGGTGCGCACTCGCGCCACCAGCCAGCAGGCCCACCTCAACGCCCAGCAGCGCCAAGCAAACATGCGCGGCGTGTTTGCCTGGCAGGCCGCTGCACCGCCACCCGCACGAATTCTGCTAGTCGACGATGTGCTCACCACCGGCGCGACCATGAGCGCCTGCGCCATAGCGCTGCGTGAGGCGGGCAGCCGCGAGGTCTATGGCCTCGCGCTGGCCCGCAGCATCCGCTAG
- a CDS encoding CpaF family protein — MSLLKRIGNTPQPAENAAPAPQPAPPAEPRGSQLGTAVPPPPPNAAPAPQRSALEERVSSATVGAGGAVSYGTSDTATQQKIIELSLWIVDRIQGSLNNQELKRTPESERMLQERFGNYYRQSNTSLSEPQVRQLYDMVLDELFGFGPMEPLLRDETVSEVMVNGPKQVYIEQKGKLIMTPVQFANDEHVLKVIDRIIRPLGRRVDRKWPMVDARLPDGSRVNAIIPPCAIDGPSITIRKFSKNKLQIEDLVRFGSVTNEMAEFLRACVVSRLNVVVSGGTGSGKTTLLNVLSNFIPQDERIVTIEDSAELKLGQDHVVRLESKPAEIDGSGRVSIRDLVINSLRMRPERVVIGECRGGETMDMLQAMNTGHDGSLTTLHANTPRDAISRMETMAMMAGMDMPLKVIREQIASAIDLIVQQTRLDDGQRKVAYITEVQGMEGDTVVLQDIFILDIKGKTPEGKIICDLKPTGTRPRFTSKLEAHGFKLPPSIFGATVPGQSGRW, encoded by the coding sequence ATGTCGCTTCTGAAGCGTATTGGAAACACCCCACAGCCTGCCGAGAATGCGGCCCCTGCCCCACAGCCCGCCCCGCCCGCCGAGCCGCGCGGCTCGCAGCTGGGCACCGCAGTGCCACCGCCACCGCCGAACGCCGCGCCTGCGCCCCAGCGCTCGGCCCTGGAGGAGCGCGTGTCGAGCGCGACGGTCGGAGCCGGCGGCGCTGTTTCATACGGCACGAGCGACACCGCAACACAGCAGAAGATCATCGAGCTGTCGCTCTGGATCGTCGACCGCATCCAAGGCTCGCTGAACAACCAAGAGCTGAAGCGCACCCCCGAGTCCGAGCGCATGCTGCAGGAGCGCTTTGGCAACTACTACCGCCAGAGCAACACCAGCCTGAGCGAGCCGCAGGTGCGCCAGCTCTACGACATGGTGCTCGATGAGCTGTTCGGCTTCGGGCCGATGGAGCCGCTGCTGCGCGATGAGACGGTGAGCGAGGTCATGGTCAATGGCCCCAAGCAAGTCTACATCGAGCAGAAGGGCAAGCTGATCATGACGCCCGTGCAGTTTGCCAACGACGAGCACGTGCTGAAGGTGATTGACCGCATCATCCGCCCGCTGGGCCGCCGCGTCGACCGCAAATGGCCGATGGTGGATGCCCGCCTGCCTGATGGCAGCCGCGTCAATGCCATCATCCCGCCCTGCGCGATCGATGGCCCCTCGATCACCATCCGTAAGTTTTCCAAGAACAAGCTGCAGATCGAGGATCTCGTGCGGTTTGGCTCGGTCACGAACGAGATGGCCGAGTTCCTGCGCGCCTGTGTGGTGAGCCGCCTGAACGTGGTGGTGTCCGGTGGCACTGGCTCTGGTAAGACTACGCTGCTCAACGTGCTCTCCAACTTCATCCCGCAGGATGAGCGAATCGTGACGATCGAGGACAGCGCCGAGCTGAAGCTGGGCCAGGATCACGTGGTGCGGCTTGAGTCGAAGCCCGCCGAGATCGATGGCTCGGGCCGCGTGAGCATTCGCGACCTGGTGATTAACTCGCTGCGTATGCGCCCCGAGCGCGTGGTGATCGGCGAGTGCCGCGGCGGCGAGACGATGGACATGCTCCAGGCCATGAACACCGGTCACGACGGCTCGCTCACCACACTGCACGCCAACACCCCGCGCGATGCTATCTCGCGTATGGAGACAATGGCGATGATGGCCGGTATGGATATGCCGCTCAAGGTTATCCGCGAGCAGATCGCCTCGGCTATCGACCTGATTGTGCAGCAGACCCGCCTCGACGATGGCCAGCGCAAGGTGGCCTATATCACCGAGGTGCAGGGCATGGAGGGCGACACCGTGGTGCTACAGGATATCTTCATCCTAGACATCAAGGGTAAGACGCCCGAGGGTAAGATCATATGCGATCTGAAGCCGACGGGTACGCGCCCGCGCTTCACCAGTAAGCTGGAGGCCCATGGCTTCAAGCTGCCGCCTAGCATCTTCGGTGCGACAGTGCCGGGCCAGAGCGGGCGCTGGTAG
- a CDS encoding AAA family ATPase, producing MSFQLREFTSASNQGPTAGSGGGGGGPVVPIPPEPTSISETGLGMGFINDLVLKIVYFNGSITGQQIEDETKLPFLGVIDKALEFLKLEEYVDITGAQGGFNERAFQYVIANKGRLKINEVLARSQYAGPAPVPLAVYIDIVQRQSVGNMVVDGRVVNDAFSHLVVNQTMLDKIGPAANSARSLFLYGPPGNGKTTIAEGIANMMGGQILIPYAVEIDGQVIKVFDPLNHKPIPQPPVTRSEPNAAFGGAPQHHEFVPDRRWVVCKRPQVVVGGELIMEQLELIFDPISKVYEAPYQLKANGGLFLIDDFGRQKIRPQDLLNRWIVPLEKKIDYLALQTGKKLQVPFDVLIVFSTNLSPKDLVDDAFLRRIRHKIEVPNPTPDEYREIFRRVAKAKGVPYSDDGLRYLIQEHYMKVRRDLRSCHPRDLCDQILDESRYRGATPTMSKELIDRACEAYFVKFN from the coding sequence ATGAGCTTTCAACTACGCGAGTTTACGAGTGCATCCAACCAGGGCCCGACCGCTGGTTCTGGCGGCGGTGGCGGCGGCCCGGTCGTTCCGATCCCCCCCGAGCCGACCTCGATCAGCGAGACGGGCCTGGGCATGGGCTTCATCAACGATCTGGTGCTGAAGATCGTCTACTTCAACGGCAGCATCACCGGCCAGCAGATCGAAGACGAGACCAAGCTGCCCTTCCTGGGCGTGATCGACAAGGCGCTGGAGTTCCTCAAGCTTGAGGAGTATGTTGATATCACCGGCGCGCAGGGCGGCTTCAACGAGCGCGCCTTCCAGTATGTGATCGCCAACAAGGGTCGCCTGAAGATCAACGAGGTGCTGGCGCGCTCGCAGTATGCAGGCCCGGCCCCGGTGCCGCTGGCGGTGTACATCGATATCGTGCAGCGCCAGTCGGTGGGCAATATGGTGGTGGATGGCCGCGTGGTCAATGATGCCTTCAGCCACCTGGTGGTGAACCAGACCATGCTCGACAAGATCGGCCCCGCCGCCAACTCGGCCCGGTCGCTCTTCCTGTATGGCCCGCCCGGCAACGGCAAGACCACGATCGCCGAGGGCATCGCCAACATGATGGGCGGCCAGATCCTCATCCCCTACGCGGTGGAGATCGACGGTCAGGTGATCAAGGTCTTCGACCCGCTGAACCACAAGCCCATCCCGCAGCCCCCGGTGACGCGCAGCGAGCCAAACGCGGCGTTTGGCGGCGCCCCCCAGCATCACGAGTTCGTGCCCGACCGCCGCTGGGTGGTGTGCAAGCGACCGCAGGTGGTGGTCGGCGGCGAGCTGATCATGGAGCAGCTGGAGCTGATCTTCGACCCGATCTCGAAGGTGTACGAGGCCCCCTACCAGCTGAAGGCTAACGGCGGGCTGTTCCTGATCGACGACTTCGGGCGGCAGAAGATCCGCCCGCAGGATCTGCTGAACCGCTGGATCGTGCCGCTGGAGAAGAAGATCGACTATCTGGCGCTGCAGACCGGCAAGAAGCTGCAGGTGCCCTTCGATGTGCTGATCGTGTTCTCAACCAATCTCTCGCCGAAAGATCTGGTCGATGATGCCTTCCTGCGGCGCATCCGCCACAAGATCGAGGTGCCCAATCCCACGCCCGATGAGTACCGCGAGATCTTCCGGCGCGTGGCCAAGGCCAAGGGCGTGCCCTACTCGGATGATGGGCTGCGCTACCTGATCCAGGAGCACTATATGAAGGTGCGGCGCGACCTGCGCTCCTGCCACCCGCGCGACCTGTGCGACCAGATCTTGGATGAGTCGCGCTACCGCGGCGCAACGCCCACCATGTCGAAAGAGCTGATCGACCGCGCCTGCGAGGCGTACTTTGTGAAGTTTAACTAG